From the Proteiniborus ethanoligenes genome, one window contains:
- a CDS encoding NAD(P)/FAD-dependent oxidoreductase, whose amino-acid sequence MHDITIVGAGIIGTFIARELSRYDLRVLLIDKENDIANGTTKANSAIVHAGYDAAEGTLKAKLNVRGNELYEDVCKELHVPFKRIGSLVVAFNEQEMKTVKELFHRGIKNGVPHLEILDKASVLKLENNLSEEIVGALYAKTGGIVGPWELAIALAENALENGVELMLNSPVTDIKKTADGYCITAGDRKIESKMIINCAGIHSDDINNMVNSPSFEILPNRGEYNLFDKSVGNMVNTVVFGCPSEAGKGVVIMPTVHGNLLIGPTSEYVDGKTNFATTLEGLNSINEHAQQTLKGIGFQNVITSFIGLRAKTKTQDFIIEESEESVGFFNVAGIDSPGLTAAPAIAEYVIELVKRRIDNIELKKDFNPNRKPNIHFMELSDSEKAKLIEKDPSFGRIICRCEHITEGEIVDVIKRKAGATTVDGVKRRARPGSGRCQGGFCAPRVMEILARELEIDITEVVKDSQASHILTGKTK is encoded by the coding sequence ATGCATGATATCACAATCGTTGGAGCAGGTATAATAGGTACATTTATAGCTAGAGAGCTTTCAAGATATGATCTAAGAGTGCTATTAATCGATAAAGAAAATGATATAGCTAATGGAACTACAAAAGCAAATAGCGCTATAGTTCATGCAGGCTATGATGCTGCAGAAGGAACATTAAAAGCTAAATTAAATGTAAGGGGAAACGAACTTTATGAAGATGTATGTAAAGAATTACATGTTCCTTTTAAAAGAATAGGCTCTTTAGTTGTTGCCTTTAACGAACAGGAGATGAAAACAGTAAAAGAGCTATTCCATAGAGGAATAAAAAATGGTGTCCCTCATTTGGAAATATTGGACAAGGCTAGTGTGTTAAAGCTTGAAAATAATTTAAGTGAAGAAATAGTAGGAGCCCTATATGCAAAAACAGGTGGAATAGTTGGGCCATGGGAATTAGCCATTGCTTTAGCTGAAAATGCATTGGAAAACGGAGTAGAATTGATGCTTAATAGTCCAGTAACTGACATTAAAAAAACAGCAGATGGCTACTGTATCACAGCTGGAGATAGAAAGATAGAAAGTAAAATGATTATTAATTGTGCTGGGATTCATTCTGATGATATCAATAATATGGTAAATAGTCCTAGCTTCGAGATATTACCTAATCGAGGAGAGTATAATTTATTTGATAAATCAGTAGGAAATATGGTCAATACAGTAGTTTTTGGATGTCCTTCAGAAGCGGGTAAGGGAGTAGTAATTATGCCTACGGTCCATGGTAACCTACTTATTGGTCCAACATCAGAATATGTAGATGGAAAAACTAATTTTGCTACCACACTTGAAGGACTAAATTCTATCAATGAACATGCTCAGCAAACATTGAAGGGAATAGGCTTTCAAAATGTTATTACTTCCTTTATTGGCTTAAGAGCAAAGACTAAAACACAGGATTTTATTATTGAAGAATCAGAGGAGTCTGTTGGATTCTTTAATGTAGCAGGAATTGATTCTCCGGGACTTACAGCAGCTCCTGCCATTGCAGAATATGTTATAGAGCTAGTGAAAAGAAGAATAGATAATATAGAGCTAAAAAAAGATTTTAATCCTAATAGAAAACCTAATATTCACTTCATGGAATTGTCTGATTCTGAGAAAGCCAAGCTTATTGAAAAGGATCCTAGCTTTGGAAGAATTATCTGCCGCTGTGAGCATATTACGGAAGGAGAAATCGTAGATGTTATCAAAAGAAAAGCAGGAGCAACAACAGTGGATGGAGTAAAGAGGAGAGCAAGGCCAGGCTCTGGAAGATGCCAAGGTGGATTCTGTGCTCCAAGGGTAATGGAAATTCTTGCAAGAGAACTTGAGATAGATATTACAGAGGTTGTAAAGGATAGTCAGGCTTCTCATATATTAACTGGAAAGACCAAGTAG
- a CDS encoding glycerol-3-phosphate responsive antiterminator: MNETLIDKVELNPVIAAVQSEEDLEPAINSRVSTIFLLCADIFNAKSLVHKIKNAGKNAFIHIDFLEGIGKDAKAIDYIIQVIQPDGIISTKSSHIKIAREKGAFTIQRFFLIDNKSFEMTIKSVKSIKPDMIEIMPGVMPGIIYRMTSQLSIPVIAGGLISNKQDIMEALKAGAIGASTSKKDLWEL, translated from the coding sequence ATGAATGAAACATTAATTGATAAGGTTGAATTGAATCCGGTCATTGCGGCTGTTCAAAGTGAAGAGGACCTAGAACCTGCAATCAATTCTCGAGTATCTACTATATTCTTGCTTTGTGCTGATATTTTTAATGCCAAATCATTGGTTCATAAAATTAAAAATGCAGGTAAAAACGCTTTTATCCATATTGATTTTCTCGAAGGAATAGGAAAAGATGCCAAAGCTATTGATTACATTATCCAAGTTATTCAACCAGATGGTATAATTAGTACAAAAAGTAGTCATATAAAGATTGCTAGAGAAAAAGGAGCTTTCACAATACAGAGATTCTTTTTGATTGATAATAAGTCATTTGAAATGACTATAAAAAGTGTGAAATCTATAAAGCCAGACATGATTGAGATTATGCCTGGGGTTATGCCAGGGATAATATATCGTATGACTAGTCAACTGTCTATACCTGTTATAGCTGGAGGCTTAATAAGTAACAAACAGGATATAATGGAGGCTCTAAAGGCAGGAGCAATAGGAGCATCCACCAGTAAAAAGGATTTATGGGAGCTATAG